One stretch of Zingiber officinale cultivar Zhangliang chromosome 6B, Zo_v1.1, whole genome shotgun sequence DNA includes these proteins:
- the LOC121991770 gene encoding VAN3-binding protein-like isoform X1, which yields MDDARSRWETGGIRLPELPKDPMDFLSRSWSASALEVSKALAPMHPLPTMQETIPEEEDEEFSPAISGNPFSFASSVTSQMVLERIMSQLEVSPLASGRLSHSSGPLNGGGSLSDSPPVSPCEMDELKSHQGSNTPKPQNYRVTSKTVGRWLKDRRERKKEETRAQNAQLHAAVSVAGVAAAVAAVAAATAAVSGSGKDDRATRIDMAVASAATLVAAQCVEAAELMGAEREHLTSVVGSAVNVRTPGDIVTLTAAAATALRGAATLKARALKDVWNIAAVIPVEKGTLCNHNHQRQSIRQKELDSNGRDFNDELIPVEDNFFGICSQEFLAKGTDLLKRTRKGALHWKIVSVYINRLDQVMLKMKSRHVAGTITKKKKSVIIDVCKDIQAWPGRHLLEVGEQRRYFGLRTTEHRIIEFECLSKRDHEMWTQGVAHLLSIVNEKKNII from the exons ATGGACGATGCCCGGTCGCGCTGGGAAACCGGTGGCATACGCCTGCCGGAGCTCCCCAAGGACCCCATGGATTTCCTCTCCCGCTCCTGGAGCGCCTCCGCGCTCGAGGTCTCCAAGGCCCTCGCGCCGATGCATCCGCTGCCGACGATGCAGGAGACCATCCCCGAGGAGGAAGACGAAGAGTTCTCGCCTGCCATCTCCGGGAACCCCTTCTCCTTCGCCTCCTCCGTCACATCGCAGATGGTTTTGGAGCGAATAATGTCGCAGTTG GAAGTGTCTCCTCTGGCATCTGGCCGTCTTTCTCACAGCAGCGGCCCTCTCAACGGCGGAGGATCGCTCTCCGATAGCCCTCCAGTCTCCCCCTGCGAAATGGATGAGCTCAAG TCGCACCAGGGCAGTAACACTCCCAAGCCACAGAACTATAGAGTAACCAGCAAGACCGTAGGAAGGTGGCTCAAGGACAGAAGGGAAAGGAAGAAAGAGGAGACCCGAGCACAGAATGCACAGCTTCATGCTGCAGTCTCAGTAGCTGGTGTTGCTGCAGCAGTTGCAGCTGTTGCGGCTGCAACAGCTGCTGTTTCTGGCTCTGGAAAAGATGACCGTGCCACCAGGATTGATATGGCAGTCGCATCAGCTGCCACTCTTGTGGCTGCCCAATGTGTGGAGGCTGCAGAGTTGATGGGTGCAGAGCGTGAACACCTGACTTCTGTTGTTGGCTCTGCTGTTAATGTAAGGACTCCCGGAGACATTGTTACTCTCACTGCAGCTGCTGCCACCG CACTGAGAGGGGCTGCAACCTTGAAGGCAAGGGCACTCAAAGATGTGTGGAACATTGCTGCGGTGATACCTGTAGAGAAGGGAACACTATGTAATCACAACCACCAACGCCAAAGCATTCGACAAAAGGAACTAGACAGCAATGGCAGAGATTTTAATGATGAGCTTATTCCTGTGGAAGATAACTTCTTCGGCATTTGTAGTCAGGAATTCCTTGCTAAGGGGACTGATCTCCTAAAACGCACTCGAAAAG GGGCACTTCACTGGAAGATAGTCTCAGTTTACATCAACCGCTTGGATCAG GTGATGCTGAAGATGAAGAGTAGGCATGTTGCCGGTACTATTACCAAAAAGAAAAAGA GTGTGATCATAGATGTCTGCAAAGACATCCAGGCATGGCCGGGCCGGCACCTCCTCGAAGTCGGCGAGCAGCGTCGGTACTTTGGCTTGAGGACAACAGAGCACCGCATCATTGAATTTGAGTGTTTGAGCAAGAGGGACCATGAGATGTGGACGCAAGGAGTGGCGCACCTCCTCAGCATCGTTAATGAGAAGAAGAATATCATTTGA
- the LOC121991770 gene encoding VAN3-binding protein-like isoform X2: protein MDDARSRWETGGIRLPELPKDPMDFLSRSWSASALEVSKALAPMHPLPTMQETIPEEEDEEFSPAISGNPFSFASSVTSQMVLERIMSQLEVSPLASGRLSHSSGPLNGGGSLSDSPPVSPCEMDELKSHQGSNTPKPQNYRVTSKTVGRWLKDRRERKKEETRAQNAQLHAAVSVAGVAATLVAAQCVEAAELMGAEREHLTSVVGSAVNVRTPGDIVTLTAAAATALRGAATLKARALKDVWNIAAVIPVEKGTLCNHNHQRQSIRQKELDSNGRDFNDELIPVEDNFFGICSQEFLAKGTDLLKRTRKGALHWKIVSVYINRLDQVMLKMKSRHVAGTITKKKKSVIIDVCKDIQAWPGRHLLEVGEQRRYFGLRTTEHRIIEFECLSKRDHEMWTQGVAHLLSIVNEKKNII, encoded by the exons ATGGACGATGCCCGGTCGCGCTGGGAAACCGGTGGCATACGCCTGCCGGAGCTCCCCAAGGACCCCATGGATTTCCTCTCCCGCTCCTGGAGCGCCTCCGCGCTCGAGGTCTCCAAGGCCCTCGCGCCGATGCATCCGCTGCCGACGATGCAGGAGACCATCCCCGAGGAGGAAGACGAAGAGTTCTCGCCTGCCATCTCCGGGAACCCCTTCTCCTTCGCCTCCTCCGTCACATCGCAGATGGTTTTGGAGCGAATAATGTCGCAGTTG GAAGTGTCTCCTCTGGCATCTGGCCGTCTTTCTCACAGCAGCGGCCCTCTCAACGGCGGAGGATCGCTCTCCGATAGCCCTCCAGTCTCCCCCTGCGAAATGGATGAGCTCAAG TCGCACCAGGGCAGTAACACTCCCAAGCCACAGAACTATAGAGTAACCAGCAAGACCGTAGGAAGGTGGCTCAAGGACAGAAGGGAAAGGAAGAAAGAGGAGACCCGAGCACAGAATGCACAGCTTCATGCTGCAGTCTCAGTAGCTGGTGTTGCTGCA ACTCTTGTGGCTGCCCAATGTGTGGAGGCTGCAGAGTTGATGGGTGCAGAGCGTGAACACCTGACTTCTGTTGTTGGCTCTGCTGTTAATGTAAGGACTCCCGGAGACATTGTTACTCTCACTGCAGCTGCTGCCACCG CACTGAGAGGGGCTGCAACCTTGAAGGCAAGGGCACTCAAAGATGTGTGGAACATTGCTGCGGTGATACCTGTAGAGAAGGGAACACTATGTAATCACAACCACCAACGCCAAAGCATTCGACAAAAGGAACTAGACAGCAATGGCAGAGATTTTAATGATGAGCTTATTCCTGTGGAAGATAACTTCTTCGGCATTTGTAGTCAGGAATTCCTTGCTAAGGGGACTGATCTCCTAAAACGCACTCGAAAAG GGGCACTTCACTGGAAGATAGTCTCAGTTTACATCAACCGCTTGGATCAG GTGATGCTGAAGATGAAGAGTAGGCATGTTGCCGGTACTATTACCAAAAAGAAAAAGA GTGTGATCATAGATGTCTGCAAAGACATCCAGGCATGGCCGGGCCGGCACCTCCTCGAAGTCGGCGAGCAGCGTCGGTACTTTGGCTTGAGGACAACAGAGCACCGCATCATTGAATTTGAGTGTTTGAGCAAGAGGGACCATGAGATGTGGACGCAAGGAGTGGCGCACCTCCTCAGCATCGTTAATGAGAAGAAGAATATCATTTGA
- the LOC121991770 gene encoding VAN3-binding protein-like isoform X3 has protein sequence MDELKSHQGSNTPKPQNYRVTSKTVGRWLKDRRERKKEETRAQNAQLHAAVSVAGVAAAVAAVAAATAAVSGSGKDDRATRIDMAVASAATLVAAQCVEAAELMGAEREHLTSVVGSAVNVRTPGDIVTLTAAAATALRGAATLKARALKDVWNIAAVIPVEKGTLCNHNHQRQSIRQKELDSNGRDFNDELIPVEDNFFGICSQEFLAKGTDLLKRTRKGALHWKIVSVYINRLDQVMLKMKSRHVAGTITKKKKSVIIDVCKDIQAWPGRHLLEVGEQRRYFGLRTTEHRIIEFECLSKRDHEMWTQGVAHLLSIVNEKKNII, from the exons ATGGATGAGCTCAAG TCGCACCAGGGCAGTAACACTCCCAAGCCACAGAACTATAGAGTAACCAGCAAGACCGTAGGAAGGTGGCTCAAGGACAGAAGGGAAAGGAAGAAAGAGGAGACCCGAGCACAGAATGCACAGCTTCATGCTGCAGTCTCAGTAGCTGGTGTTGCTGCAGCAGTTGCAGCTGTTGCGGCTGCAACAGCTGCTGTTTCTGGCTCTGGAAAAGATGACCGTGCCACCAGGATTGATATGGCAGTCGCATCAGCTGCCACTCTTGTGGCTGCCCAATGTGTGGAGGCTGCAGAGTTGATGGGTGCAGAGCGTGAACACCTGACTTCTGTTGTTGGCTCTGCTGTTAATGTAAGGACTCCCGGAGACATTGTTACTCTCACTGCAGCTGCTGCCACCG CACTGAGAGGGGCTGCAACCTTGAAGGCAAGGGCACTCAAAGATGTGTGGAACATTGCTGCGGTGATACCTGTAGAGAAGGGAACACTATGTAATCACAACCACCAACGCCAAAGCATTCGACAAAAGGAACTAGACAGCAATGGCAGAGATTTTAATGATGAGCTTATTCCTGTGGAAGATAACTTCTTCGGCATTTGTAGTCAGGAATTCCTTGCTAAGGGGACTGATCTCCTAAAACGCACTCGAAAAG GGGCACTTCACTGGAAGATAGTCTCAGTTTACATCAACCGCTTGGATCAG GTGATGCTGAAGATGAAGAGTAGGCATGTTGCCGGTACTATTACCAAAAAGAAAAAGA GTGTGATCATAGATGTCTGCAAAGACATCCAGGCATGGCCGGGCCGGCACCTCCTCGAAGTCGGCGAGCAGCGTCGGTACTTTGGCTTGAGGACAACAGAGCACCGCATCATTGAATTTGAGTGTTTGAGCAAGAGGGACCATGAGATGTGGACGCAAGGAGTGGCGCACCTCCTCAGCATCGTTAATGAGAAGAAGAATATCATTTGA
- the LOC121989887 gene encoding calmodulin-like isoform X1, with amino-acid sequence MRLFTDGQMVEFHETFCLFDRDGDGCISLGELSTIINSLGLRPTKDELQEMISEVDADGSGAIEFEEFLNLMVRKMKESDSEEELKEAFKVFDKDQNGFISKNELKNVMMSLGEKLTDEEVDQMIKEADLDGDGQVNYEEFVKMMKSF; translated from the exons ATGAGACTCTTCACCGACGGACAAATGGTTGAGTTCCACGAAACCTTTTGCCTCTTCGATAGGGATGGAGATG GTTGCATTTCGTTGGGTGAACTCTCGACTATAATCAACTCGCTAGGATTGAGACCGACCAAGGATGAGTTGCAAGAAATGATAAGTGAAGTCGACGCGGACGGTAGCGGAGCAATTGAATTCGAGGAGTTCTTGAACTTAATGGTTAGAAAAATGAAG GAATCCGATTCCGAAGAGGAACTAAAGGAGGCATTTAAAGTCTTTGACAAAGACCAAAATGGCTTCATCTCCAAGAATGAG CTGAAGAATGTGATGATGAGCTTGGGCGAGAAATTAACTGATGAGGAGGTGGATCAGATGATCAAGGAGGCAGATTTAGATGGAGATGGGCAAGTAAACTATGAGGAATTTGTCAAGATGATGAAGTCTTTTTAA
- the LOC121989887 gene encoding calmodulin-like isoform X2 yields MRLFTDGQMVEFHETFCLFDRDGDGCISLGELSTIINSLGLRPTKDELQEMISEVDADGSGAIEFEEFLNLMVRKMKESDSEEELKEAFKVFDKDQNGFISKNENVMMSLGEKLTDEEVDQMIKEADLDGDGQVNYEEFVKMMKSF; encoded by the exons ATGAGACTCTTCACCGACGGACAAATGGTTGAGTTCCACGAAACCTTTTGCCTCTTCGATAGGGATGGAGATG GTTGCATTTCGTTGGGTGAACTCTCGACTATAATCAACTCGCTAGGATTGAGACCGACCAAGGATGAGTTGCAAGAAATGATAAGTGAAGTCGACGCGGACGGTAGCGGAGCAATTGAATTCGAGGAGTTCTTGAACTTAATGGTTAGAAAAATGAAG GAATCCGATTCCGAAGAGGAACTAAAGGAGGCATTTAAAGTCTTTGACAAAGACCAAAATGGCTTCATCTCCAAGAATGAG AATGTGATGATGAGCTTGGGCGAGAAATTAACTGATGAGGAGGTGGATCAGATGATCAAGGAGGCAGATTTAGATGGAGATGGGCAAGTAAACTATGAGGAATTTGTCAAGATGATGAAGTCTTTTTAA